In Gemmatimonadota bacterium, a single window of DNA contains:
- the ppk2 gene encoding polyphosphate kinase 2, with translation MSAKRKKTTPAKAATSTATPSERATSRDNAPSAATSGASARGKAAGKSRGTPRETPRRKSRGTSASAARRRRAVSTKRGGDRAMTAGDIAPSLSSPEAIEQFSVGEAVVAARTSKETAVRDIIASSPPGKIATLIDSLDAIMHGASPDDVTALRDAILAHGRQAERTHSEHADALLADDWRSGGYPYKNLMSRKNYERHKYGLQVELLKLQQWVKATGQKVIILFEGRDAAGKGGAIKRFMEHLNPRGARVVALEKPSEVERGQWYFQRYVQHLPTAGEIVMFDRSWYNRAGVERVMSFCSPDEYTEFMRQCPEFERNLVRSGVHLIKFWFSVSREEQKRRFKERKSHPLKQWKLSPVDMASIDKWSEYTKAKEAMFFYTDTADSPWTVIKSDCKKRARLNAMRYVLHKLPYKSKVLEAIGPLDPLLVGRASVVYERGEHQVMVPAI, from the coding sequence ATGAGCGCCAAACGCAAGAAGACCACCCCCGCGAAGGCTGCCACGTCCACCGCCACGCCGTCCGAGCGGGCGACGTCGCGTGACAACGCACCGTCAGCTGCGACGAGCGGCGCGAGCGCCCGCGGAAAGGCCGCGGGGAAGTCCCGCGGGACACCTCGCGAGACGCCACGCAGGAAGTCACGCGGGACATCGGCCAGTGCGGCGCGCCGCCGTCGCGCCGTGTCCACCAAGCGTGGAGGCGATCGCGCCATGACAGCGGGCGACATCGCCCCCAGCCTGTCATCGCCCGAGGCGATCGAACAGTTCTCCGTGGGCGAAGCGGTGGTGGCCGCGCGCACGTCGAAGGAGACGGCGGTGAGGGACATCATCGCCTCCTCGCCCCCGGGGAAGATCGCCACGCTGATCGACTCGCTCGACGCGATCATGCACGGCGCCTCGCCCGATGACGTGACCGCCCTGCGCGATGCGATTCTCGCGCACGGGCGGCAGGCCGAGCGCACGCACTCCGAGCACGCCGACGCCTTGCTGGCCGACGACTGGCGCTCCGGGGGCTATCCGTACAAGAACCTGATGTCGCGCAAGAACTACGAGCGGCACAAGTACGGATTGCAGGTGGAGCTGCTCAAGCTGCAGCAGTGGGTGAAGGCCACGGGGCAAAAGGTGATCATCCTCTTCGAGGGGCGCGATGCCGCCGGCAAGGGCGGAGCGATCAAGCGCTTCATGGAGCACCTCAATCCCCGCGGTGCGCGTGTCGTCGCCCTCGAGAAGCCGAGCGAGGTGGAGCGCGGCCAGTGGTACTTCCAGCGCTACGTGCAGCACCTCCCCACGGCGGGGGAGATCGTGATGTTCGATCGCTCGTGGTACAACCGCGCCGGCGTGGAGCGGGTGATGAGCTTCTGCTCGCCTGACGAGTACACGGAGTTCATGCGCCAGTGTCCCGAGTTCGAGCGCAACCTCGTGCGCAGCGGCGTGCACCTGATCAAGTTCTGGTTCTCGGTGAGCCGCGAGGAGCAGAAGCGCCGGTTCAAGGAGCGCAAGTCGCACCCGCTCAAGCAGTGGAAGCTCTCCCCCGTCGACATGGCCTCGATCGACAAGTGGAGCGAGTACACGAAGGCGAAGGAAGCGATGTTCTTCTACACCGACACCGCCGACTCGCCGTGGACGGTGATCAAGTCCGACTGTAAGAAGCGCGCGCGCCTGAATGCGATGCGCTACGTGCTTCACAAGCTCCCCTACAAGAGCAAGGTGCTCGAGGCGATCGGTCCGCTCGATCCGCTCCTGGTGGGGCGCGCGAGCGTGGTGTACGAGCGCGGTGAGCACCAGGTGATGGTCCCCGCGATCTGA